ATTAAACATCAGGTTATAGCCCTATGGTATTAGAGAAACGAACCGCAATGAGTGCGGTATTTAGCGCAGCGCAGCTGTGCCAGCAGGTACAGACTGATATGCTGAAGACGGATGCGGTGGAGAAAGCGGATCGAAGTCCCGTAACAGTGGCAGACTTCGGTTCTCAGGCATTAATTTGTCAAGCCATTGCTGAGGCATTTCCAGAAGATGCCATTGTCGCCGAAGAGGATTCTCAAGCGTTACAGGAAAACCCTCAACTTATGCAGCGGGTGACCGGATACGTCAATCGTTTTGCCGCTGGAATACCTTCAGACCAAACAGTCCGCGATTGGATTGATCTGGGCGACGGAGAAGTGGGAGAACGCTTCTGGACGCTGGACCCGATTGATGGTACAAAAGGATTTTTGCGGGGAGATCAATATGCCATCGCATTGGCGTTGATTGTTAATGGAGAGGTAAAACTTGGGGTGTTGGGGTGCCCGAATCTACCGCAGAACTTGGGCGATCCGCAGACGCAATGCGGTTGTCTTTTCGTCGCATCAAGAGGTGGAGGCACGCAGATGCTTTCGCTGGACGGGCAATCCTCAGAACAGATCTGTATCTCTCAGGCAACACACCGTTTCGCGGAGAGCGTTGAATCTACCCACAGCGACCTTGACGCTCACGCACAAATCGCACGGCAGGTCGGTATCACTGAACCGCCGATCCGGATGGACGGGCAGGGGAAGTATGGCGTGCTTGCACGGGGTGAAGCGTCTGTCTATATTCGCCTGCCAAACCCGGCGACGCCGGATTACCGTGAGTGTATTTGGGATCACGCCGCTGGCCTGATTGTAGTGGAGGAGGCAGGTGGGGTAGTAACGGATGTCGATGGACGCGCACTTGATTTCTCGCAGGGAAGACGGATGACTACCAACCGCGGGATTTTAGCGACGAATGGCAAGTTACATCCACAATTGTTAGCGTGCGTCCGTAGAGACACTCACAATTGACAGTGGGAGGATTTAATCTATAACTTGCGCCGTTTCTGGAATCTCAACTCCCCGTTCTTTCCAAAATCGATATGCCCCACGGTGCAGCGGAATGACAAACGCCTTCGGTGCATTTTCGAGCGTCATATCCTTCGCTGCAGGGATGGTGGTTACTAGCGTTTGATGTCCCGCTTGATTGTACATACGCTGTAGGATAGTGTAAACTGTTTCCTCGCTGATGTCTTTGTGTGCGATGAGGACGGTTGGCATCAGGAATGTATTCACCGGTTGGACGTCTTTGTACGCATTCTCAGGCAGTTTACCGGGCAGATAGAAGGGATACTTCTCGTAAAATCCGTACTTTTTGGCGGGTGCGTCGAAGTCAATTAGCCGGACAGATTTGATTTCGGAGACGTAAATGATGGCGGAATTGGGCGCATTGACAAGCCATTGAAAACCGCTCACCTGTCCATCGCGGAGGGCATCCGCCCCTGCGGTTCCTCCCTTATAAACCGGTGAGAACTTGCCGTGAATTCCAGCAAGTTTCGCGAGCCGTTCCAGTGTCTGTGCGGAGCCGGATCCCGCAGCCCCCATCGCAACCTTCTTCCCGACAATATCCTCAAATTGATGCACATCGCTGTCCGCCAATGTGACAAATTGATTGTAAGCGATGTAAAGCAGGGTTAACACTCGGATATTTTCTTTTTGTCCCTCTTTGGCAAATACCTCTTGCCCATGATAGCCGAGATAGACATCGGAGGCAAACGCAACACCCAAGTAGTCCCCACCACTGTTGACGCGACGTACATTTTCAATGGATCCAGCGGACGCTTCTACGGAGATTCTGATGGAGGGTTCCGCTTTTGAAACGACGGTACCAATTCCACCTGCAAATGGTGAAAACGTCCCGCCGACCGCTCCACCGAGGATAGAAAGCCATATCTGCTTTTTCTCCGGTTGGCTGTCCTGACCGCCCCCCCTTTGGGCAGACGATTGTTTGTCCCCGCTTTTCTGATTATCACAACCGTAGATCAGCAGACTCAGCATCCAGAAAATGGATAACCATATGAGCAAGTTTCGTCGTTGCATTTTTCTCCTTTATCGTCAACTACGCTCTGCCATAGACAGGGATCGCTGCACCGTTGATGATAGCGGCAGCGTCGGAAATAAGGAATAGGATGACTTTGGCGATGTCGTCGGGGGAGACCCAACGGGAGTGGTCTTCGTCGGGCATCCCTTCACGGTTCGCAGGTGTATCAATGATGCTTACCAATAGGGAATTGACATTAATCCCCAAGTCTTTGACCTCCTCCGCAATCGATTCTGTGAGAATTCGCACCCCGTTTTTGGAGACGGAATAGGCACTCAGTCCAGCAATCCCACTTAGTCCTGCACGTGCAGAGGTGTTTACAATTTTTCCACACTTCCGCTCAATCATATACGGTAGAACCGCTTTGCAGCAGAGAAAGATCGATTTCAGGTTCAGATCCATCATGAAATCCCATCGTTCCTCAGCCAGTTCGGCAACTGGTATGCCGCCGACAAAGCCACCAATCGTGTTCACCAAAACGTCAATTTGACCAAATTTGTCCAATGTAGTTTGAACGAAATTTTGGACTTCGGTTTCAACTGTCAGGTCCGTGCGAACCAATGTTACTTGCGCTTTAAGGGAACCAATCTGACGCTCAAATGGCTCGACATTGCGATCAGAAGTGTAAGGCACCGCAACTTGATAACCTTCCTTGAGCAGGGCTTCCGTGACGACCGTTCCCAACGCACCAGTACCACCCGTGACAATCGCAAATCGATTTCCAGCCATTTTAAGATCCTTTGCTGTATGATGCGTGAAACAGATCTACAATCACAAATTGTGTAATCAATTAGATTTTGGGACCTGACGCTCGGACAGCCTCTGTCGCGCTATCGGCAAATTGCTCAAAGTTTTCCGAAAACATCTTAGCAAGCTCTCGCGCTTGGCGGTCGTAAGCCGCACCATCTTTCCATGTGTTACGCGGTTTGAGGACTTCAGGCGGCACACCTTCACAAGCAATTGGGACATGGAATCTGAAAATCGGATCCGGCTCTGTTGGGACATCCGCCAACTTACCCTTCAAAACTGCGTCAACGATAGCGCGGGTGTAACCGATTTTCATTCGAGCACCTTCGCCGTAGGCACCACCACTCCACCCAGTGTTTATCAACCAACAATCCACCTGATGCTGATTTATCTTTTTACCAAGCATGCTGGCATATACAGCAGGATCAAGAGGCATAAATGGGTCACCAAAGCAGTGACTGAAGGTCGCTTCAGGGCGATCTCCCAATCCCTGTTCAGTGCCAGCAACTTTCGCAGTATACCCTGAAAGGAAATGGTACATCGCTTGTTCGGTCGTTAATTTGGCAACGGGAGGCATCACCCCAAACGCATCGCATGTAAGCATAATCAGGTTCTTCGGATGGCCACCGACACCCTCCGGAACAATATTATCGAGGTGAGTAATTGGGTATCCCGCACGTGTATTTTCGGTTAATGAATCATCATCGAGGTCAATCCGCCGGATTACCGGATCGAGAATGACGTTTTCTAACACCGTCCCAAACTTATGGGTACAGGCGTAAATCTCTGGCTCCGCTTCTTTGGAAAGGTTAATCGTTTTCGCATAGCAGCCGCCCTCAAAGTTGAAAACGCCGCGATCGCTCCAACCGTGCTCGTCATCACCGATGAGTTGTCTCCCCGGTGCAGAGGAGAGCGTTGTTTTTCCTGTTCCGGACAGTCCGAAGAAAAGGGCAACGTCTCCATCAGGTCCAAGGTTCGCTGAACAGTGCATAGGCAGCACACCCTGACTCGGTAATAGATAGTTCAGGTATGTGAAAGCCGATTTCTTTATCTCTCCAGCGTACCTCGTCCCACCAATAAGCACCAAATTTCGCTCAAAATTTACAAGGATAAAGGTCTCTGAGTTAGTGCCGTGTAACTCAGGATTGGCGTGAAGTCCCGGGAAATCAATAATGGTAAAATCAGGTGAATGGTCTAGGGACAACTTGTCGGCGGGAATGAGGAGACTTTGCGTAAACAGGCTGTGCCACGCATATTCGGTGATGGCACGAACGGTGATACGATGCTGGGGGTCAGCACCGGCATAGCAATCTTGAACAAAGACATCACGCCCCTGGATGTAGGTTAGCATGTGATTATACACGCGATCAAAGTGCTCTTCGGAGATGGGACGATTCACTTTGCCCCACGAGATTTTATCTCGATTGGACGAGTGTTCAACGATAAATTTGTCGTTGGGTGAACGGCCTGTGTGGGGTAGGGTTTCGACGATAAAAGGACCAAATTGAGCAATTTGCCCTTCGCCCCGCCTGAGGGCTTCTTCATATAGGGTAGGTGTTGATAAGTTCCAATATAAATTATTAATATTCCCGATTTTATGATCTCTCAATAACTGGGCTTTGCTCATGCAGTTCTCCTGAAAGCTGATCTCAGATATGGATACGCTGGTATGGACATCATTTCTCAACGGACCTAACCCTCAACGGGAACAACTCCAATTCCGGGCAGGTCGGGTAAGATCAGTTTACCTTTCTCAAGTGTTACGCCACGATATGGATCATTCGCAACCAGTAGATGTCCGTCCAGATCCGCGTAATCCACAAGCGGTGTGAGATGTGCTGCTGCTGTAATGCCTAGGGAGCTTTCTATCATACAACCAATCATCACTTGCAGTCCATGCGCTCGCGCAATGTGGATGATTCGCATCGCTTCAAGCAGACCACCGCATTTGACCAACTTAATATTAACGCCATCGACGCACCCGACCAGCGAAGGTATATCGGCGGCGCGTTTCACGCTTTCATCGGCGAAAATCGGGAGCTCCGAGTGCTCACGGACAAACTTTAACCCCTCCAGATCGTCCGGCTTTGTGGGTTGCTCGATCAGTTCAACACCGTAAGGAACGAGCTCACGAATCTTACGGACCGCTTCTTTCGGTGTCCACGCCGTGTTGGCATCCACATAGATCGGCTTATCCGTGACCTCACGGAGTGCACGGATGAGCTCTAAATCACGATCGGTGCCGAGTTTGACCTTGAGGAGGGGATACGTCTCCGCTTCACGCACCTTTTGCTGCATTATCTCCGGCTCATCAATCCCAATTGTGAAGGTAGTAAGCGGTGCCCCCTTCGGATCGAGTCCCCAAAGTCGATAAAGCGGCACACCCAATTTTTTCCCAAGCCGGTCGTGCAGCGCCATGT
The window above is part of the Candidatus Poribacteria bacterium genome. Proteins encoded here:
- a CDS encoding 3'(2'),5'-bisphosphate nucleotidase; translated protein: MVLEKRTAMSAVFSAAQLCQQVQTDMLKTDAVEKADRSPVTVADFGSQALICQAIAEAFPEDAIVAEEDSQALQENPQLMQRVTGYVNRFAAGIPSDQTVRDWIDLGDGEVGERFWTLDPIDGTKGFLRGDQYAIALALIVNGEVKLGVLGCPNLPQNLGDPQTQCGCLFVASRGGGTQMLSLDGQSSEQICISQATHRFAESVESTHSDLDAHAQIARQVGITEPPIRMDGQGKYGVLARGEASVYIRLPNPATPDYRECIWDHAAGLIVVEEAGGVVTDVDGRALDFSQGRRMTTNRGILATNGKLHPQLLACVRRDTHN
- a CDS encoding TAXI family TRAP transporter solute-binding subunit, whose protein sequence is MQRRNLLIWLSIFWMLSLLIYGCDNQKSGDKQSSAQRGGGQDSQPEKKQIWLSILGGAVGGTFSPFAGGIGTVVSKAEPSIRISVEASAGSIENVRRVNSGGDYLGVAFASDVYLGYHGQEVFAKEGQKENIRVLTLLYIAYNQFVTLADSDVHQFEDIVGKKVAMGAAGSGSAQTLERLAKLAGIHGKFSPVYKGGTAGADALRDGQVSGFQWLVNAPNSAIIYVSEIKSVRLIDFDAPAKKYGFYEKYPFYLPGKLPENAYKDVQPVNTFLMPTVLIAHKDISEETVYTILQRMYNQAGHQTLVTTIPAAKDMTLENAPKAFVIPLHRGAYRFWKERGVEIPETAQVID
- a CDS encoding SDR family oxidoreductase; protein product: MAGNRFAIVTGGTGALGTVVTEALLKEGYQVAVPYTSDRNVEPFERQIGSLKAQVTLVRTDLTVETEVQNFVQTTLDKFGQIDVLVNTIGGFVGGIPVAELAEERWDFMMDLNLKSIFLCCKAVLPYMIERKCGKIVNTSARAGLSGIAGLSAYSVSKNGVRILTESIAEEVKDLGINVNSLLVSIIDTPANREGMPDEDHSRWVSPDDIAKVILFLISDAAAIINGAAIPVYGRA
- the pckA gene encoding phosphoenolpyruvate carboxykinase (ATP) → MSKAQLLRDHKIGNINNLYWNLSTPTLYEEALRRGEGQIAQFGPFIVETLPHTGRSPNDKFIVEHSSNRDKISWGKVNRPISEEHFDRVYNHMLTYIQGRDVFVQDCYAGADPQHRITVRAITEYAWHSLFTQSLLIPADKLSLDHSPDFTIIDFPGLHANPELHGTNSETFILVNFERNLVLIGGTRYAGEIKKSAFTYLNYLLPSQGVLPMHCSANLGPDGDVALFFGLSGTGKTTLSSAPGRQLIGDDEHGWSDRGVFNFEGGCYAKTINLSKEAEPEIYACTHKFGTVLENVILDPVIRRIDLDDDSLTENTRAGYPITHLDNIVPEGVGGHPKNLIMLTCDAFGVMPPVAKLTTEQAMYHFLSGYTAKVAGTEQGLGDRPEATFSHCFGDPFMPLDPAVYASMLGKKINQHQVDCWLINTGWSGGAYGEGARMKIGYTRAIVDAVLKGKLADVPTEPDPIFRFHVPIACEGVPPEVLKPRNTWKDGAAYDRQARELAKMFSENFEQFADSATEAVRASGPKI
- a CDS encoding dipeptide epimerase — encoded protein: MNIQYQITDLKLVHPFKIARRAVDEFRQVISVEIDGGLGEAAPARFYGETVETVQVAFDILDTGLDGDLDAIESVMSELESVLGRHYAAKSAIDMALHDRLGKKLGVPLYRLWGLDPKGAPLTTFTIGIDEPEIMQQKVREAETYPLLKVKLGTDRDLELIRALREVTDKPIYVDANTAWTPKEAVRKIRELVPYGVELIEQPTKPDDLEGLKFVREHSELPIFADESVKRAADIPSLVGCVDGVNIKLVKCGGLLEAMRIIHIARAHGLQVMIGCMIESSLGITAAAHLTPLVDYADLDGHLLVANDPYRGVTLEKGKLILPDLPGIGVVPVEG